CGCCTGGCTGCCGGCCCTGCCCGCCGTGCTGTTCCTGGCGATGTTCTTTCTCGTGCCCGTGGCGGAGATCCTGCGCGGCGGCTTCGTGTCCGCCGATGGCGCGCTGACGGCGGCGCAGCTGAACCGTATCGCCGCGTCGCCGGTTTACGCCAAGGTTCTGTGGTCCACGTTCTGGATTTCGGGGCTGACGGCGCTGATCTGCGTCGTCGCCGGCTATCCCGTGGCCTATCTGCTGGCCCAGCTTGGCGGTCGGGCGCGCGACCGCTGGCTGCTGTGGATCATGCTGCCGTTCTGGACCAGCTATCTGGTCAAGACCTACGCCTGGATGCTGCTGCTCTCGCAGAGCGGGGCCTTGACGGCGCTGGCGCGCGCGCTCGGTCTGCTGGGCGGCGATGCCAGCATCGTGCCGTCGCTGGCGGGCGTGCTGATCGGCATGGTGCATGCCTTGCTGCCCCTGGCGGTGATGACGATGCTGCCGATCATGCAGGGCATTCAGCAGTCGCTGGGACAGGCCGCCGAAACGTTGGGCGCGGGGCCGGCCACGCGCTTCTTCACGGTCTTCCTGCCGCTGTCGGCGCCCGGCATCGCGGCGGCCGAGCTGTTGGTATTCATCACGACACTGGGCTTTTTCATCGTGCCCGCGCTGCTGGGATCGCCGCGCGAGACGATGGTGGCGCAGCTGGTCATCGCATCCGTGCTGGAGCTGTTCGACCTGCGGCTGGCGGGCGCTCTGTCGGCCCTGTTGCTGCTGTGCTCGATCGTGGTGTTCTACGTGTACGACCGGCTGGCGGGCCTGAGTTCGCTGGCCGGCGAGGCGCCGCGCCGCCGGGGCGCGTCCGGACGCATGATGGGCCTGCTGATCGCGCTGGGCCGGCTGGCCGATCCGCTGGCGCGGACGGCCTCGCGGATGCGCGCGGCGCGGCCGCTGAGGCTGTACACGCTGGGCGTGGTCGCGCTGCTGGTCCTGCCGGTGATCATCGTCATCCCCATCGCCTTCACCCGCGGCACCTTCGTCTCCCTGCCGCCGCAAGGCTTCAGCCTGCAATGGTTCGAGACGTTCCTGGCCTCGCCGGTCTGGCGCGCCGCGTTCCTGCGGTCCTTCACCGTCGGATTCAGCACGGCGGCGCTGGCCCTGGCGCTGGGCTTCGGCGCGACCTATGCCCTGACGCGCCTGTCGTCGCGCTGGGCCAAGCCCCTGTTCGCCCTGTTCATCGCGCCGCTGATCGTGCCGCGCATCGTGGTGGCGATCGGGCTGCTGTATCTGTTCGCGCGGCTGGGGCTGACGGGCACCGACGCGGGCCTGGTGATCGGCCATACCGTCCTGGCCCTGCCCTACGTCGTGGTGACGCTGGCAGCCGGATTCAAGCGCTTCGATTGGCGGCTGGTCGACGCCGCGCAGATTCTTGGCGCCTCGCCCTGGGCCAGGCTGCGCACCGTGATGCTGCCGATGCTGGCGCCCAGTTTGATCTCGGCGTTCCTGTTTGCCTTTGTCGTGTCGTTCGACGACCTGACCGTGGCGATCTTCGTCAGCGGCGGCCTGAACACCACGCTGCCCAAGCAGATGTGGGACGACATCCAGCTCGCCGTCACGCCGACGCTGGCCGCCGTTTCCACCGCGCTGGTGGTGGTCGTGGCCCTGGTGATCGCCGTTTCCTCATACCTGAAATCCCGCAACGACCATTCATGAATCCGCTGCACACGCATTTCCCGCCCCGCCTGGATGGCGACGCCATCGATGTGGCGCCCCTGCTCGAACAAGGCCTGCGCCAGGCGCCCGGGCGCGTGGTCTTTGTGTTCGAAGGGCAGGCCGTCACCTGCGGCGAGCTGCGCGAGCACATCGACCGCCTGCGGGCGTGGCTGGCGAGCCGGGGCTTGCGCCAGGGCGACCGCGTCGCCGTCATGCTGCCGAACTCGTCGGGCCATATCGCCCTGATCTATGCCCTGATCCTGTCGGGTCTGGTCTGGGTGCCCGTCAACACGCGCTTGCGCGCCGCCGGCCTGCAATACTTGCTGCGGCACGCGGGTCCTCGCCTGCTGGTGGCCGAGGACGAATACGCCGAGGCGATTGAACAGGCGCGCCAGGACGGCGTGCCGCTGGCGTCGGGCACGGATATCGATGCCGTTGCCGCGCGCGCCGACGTCGCGCCGGCCGCCTTGCCGCCCGTGCGGATCCGCCACGCGGACACGCTGTGCATCATCTACACCTCGGGCACCACCGGCGCACCCAAGGGCGTGCTGTTCACGCATCGGATGATGCGCATCGCCAGCGAGGCGACGCTGCGCGTGGCCAACGCCAAGGCCGGCGACCGGCTGTTCGTCTGGGAGCCCTTGTGCCACATCGGCGGCGCGCAGATGCTGATGGTGCCGTTCCTGGAACCGGTGCAGCTGCACGTGGTCGAGCGCTTCTCGGCATCGCGCTTCTGGGCGCAATGGCGCGACGCCGGGGCGACGCATCTGCATTACCTGGGCGGCATACTCGACATCCTGGCGCAGGCGCCGCAACCGCCACAAAGCTACATCAGGACCGCCTGGGGCGCGGGCGTGGCCGCCCGCTCCTGGGATGCAATCCGCCAGCGCCTGGGCTGCGAGATACGCGAGTGCTACGGCATGACGGAATGCGCCAGCTTCGCGACCTTGAACGCATCGGGCAAGCCCGGTTCCATCGGCCGTCCGCTGCCCTGGCTGCGCCTCGAGCTGCTGGGCCAGGATGGCCTGCCGGTGGCGCCCGGCGAGGCCGGTGAAATCGTGCTGTCCAGTGAGATCGAAGGCGCGTTCCTGCCCGGCTATCTGGACAATCCCGAGGCGAGCCGGCGCGCGCTGCGCGACGGCCGCCTGCATACCGGCGATTCGGCGCGGCAGGACGCCGATGGCGATTACTTCTTCGTCGGCCGCGCCACCGACAGCATGCGCGTGCGCGGCGAGAACGTGTCCGCCTGGGAGGTCGAGCGCGTATTCATCGATCATCCGGCCATACAGGCCTGCGCGGCCGTGGGCGTGGCCGGCGATGTGGGCGAGCAGGAAATCCTGCTCTATGTGCAATTCGTCGACGGGCCGCCCGTCGGGTGGACCGAGCTGGTCGATTGGGCGCGCCCTCGCCTGGCGAGCTATCAGCTGCCTCGCTACTTCCGGCAGACGCCGGGCTTCGAACTGACCCCCAGCGAGCGCATACGCAAGCATCTGCTGGCGCGTGACGCGCAGGGGGCGTGGCGGCGCGCATAGCGCATGCCGATTGCACGGGCCGCGCGCTTCGCGGCCTGTTTCGCGCATGGTGATGTCCCAGGCATGCGCGGACGGGAATCGTCCACGGCCTGGCCGCGCCCGCTGGCGCGGCGTTTCGGATCAGACTGATACTTCCTCGCCGTTCGCGGGCCGTCGCGCCTTCCCGCTAGGGAAAACACTCATATCCCGCGATCCGCTTCCTGTCGCAGAATCGCTGAAAATTGTTCAACAATCCTTGTCGGACCGGCACCCGGCGAAACCAATATGACCACGCTTTTGCAGGGGTCTAGAGACGTCCTCAAGGGGAAACGCATGCCTGTTACCTTCCGTCCGTTCAAGCGCGCCGCGCGCTATGTCACCGTCGCCGCGCTCTGCGCCGCATCCGCCTGGGCCCACGCCGCCGCCACCATCAAGGCCGACAGCCTGACCATCGGCTCCGACCTCACCTATCCGCCCTATGCCTACCTGGACGCGGGCAAGCCCGCCGGCTTCGACGCCGATTTCTCGCGTCTGCTGGCCGGCAAGCTGTCGTTGCAGCCCGTGTTCGTCGACACGCGTTTTCCCGACCTGATCCTGGGCATGCGCGCGCGCCGCTTCGACACCGTGGCCTCGGCGCTGTACGTGACGCCGGAGCGCGCCAAGCTGATCGACTACGTGCCTTACCTGAAGACCGGTTCCTCGCTGCTGGTGCTGGCCAACAGCGCCTACGCGCCCAAGGGGCCCGAGGCGCTGTGCGGCAAGCGCGTGGCCTCGATCAAGGGCGCGTCCTGGACGCCCAAGCTGCAGAAGGTCTCGCGCGAGACCTGCCAGACCAAGGGCCAGGGCGAGATCAAGGTGCTGGAATTCCCGACGGCGCCGGAGGCGCTGATGGCGCTGCGCTCGCAGGCGGCCGACGTGATGATGGAAGACGCCGCCGTGGCGCACAGCATGCTGTCGCAGACGCAGAACGCGGTGAAGGTCAGCTCGACCGCGCTGCTGTATCCGGTGGTGATCGGTCTGGGCATCAACAAGGACGCGCAGGAATTGCAGGCGCAACTCAAGAAGGCGCTGGGCGAGGCGCGCGCCAGCGGTGAATACGCCGCCCTGCTGTCGCGCTATGGACTGGAAGCGCCGACTGACGCCGACGTGCAGGCCGCGCTGGCCGGCCCGCGGCAGTAAGCGCGCAGCGCCAGGGAAGCCGCCGACATGCATTTCGATTGGGATTACACGCTGGGCCTGTTGTGGGACCGGGATTTCTGGAGCGCCTGCTGGGTGGTGGTGAAACTCAGCATCGCCACCTGGTGCGTGGGCGTGGCCGCGGGCTTCGTGCTGGCGCTGGGCAAGCAGTCGCGCAATCCGCTGCTGAACAAGGCGGCGGGACTGTACATCTGGTTCTTCCGCAGCCTGCCGCTGCTGGTGCTGCTGGTGTTCATCTACAACCTGCCGCAGGTATTCCCCGCGGCGGGCGCGGTGCTGTCCGATCCTTTCTACGCCGGGCTCACGGCGCTGGTGCTGAGCGAGACCGCCTTCATCGCCGAGATTCATCGTGGCGGCATCCTGGGCGTGCCGCGCGGCCAGATCGAGGCCGGCCGCGCGCTGGGCATCCGCTATGCGGGCATCCAGCGCATGATCGTGATCCCGCAGGCGCTGCGCATCGCGCTGCCGGCGCTGAGCAACGAGTTCATCACCATCGCCAAGCTGACCTCGCTGGTGTCGGTGATCTCGCTGGCCGAGATCCTGCTGGTGGGCCAGCGGCTGTACACGCAGAACTTCCTGGTGTTCGAGACCATGCTGGCGGTGGCGTTCTATTACGTGCTGATCGTCACCATCTTCGACAAGCTGCTGGCCTGGCTCGAATCGCACCTGAACATCCTGCGCCGCACGCCCCGGCCGCTGACGCTGGATCAGCGCACGCGCGACGCGCTGCGCGCCAACTTCGCCCAGCCGCCGGCGGCGCAAGGCGCGGAACAGGCCCTGCAGGTCCAGGGCGCGCGCAAGCGTTTCGGCGACCACGAGGTGCTCAAGGGCATCGACCTGGTGGTCAAGCCGGGCGAGGTCATCAGCATCATTGGTCCGTCGGGCTCGGGCAAGACGTCCTTGATCCGCACCCTGAACGGCCTGGAGTCGCTGGACGGCGGGCGCGTGCTGCTGCATGGCCAGCCCTTCCTGGATTCGGCGCGCGGCTCGACGCCGGGCGCGCGCATCCTGGATATCGGCATGGTGTTCCAGAGCTTCAACCTGTTCCCGCACAAGACCGTGCTGCAGAACGTGATGCTGGCGCCGCAGTACCACCGGCGCGGGGCGTTCGTGGACCTGCGCTGCGAGGCGCTGGCGCTGCTGGACAAGGTCGGCATGCTGGAGCACGCGCACAAGTATCCGCATCAGCTCTCGGGCGGACAGCAGCAGCGCGTGGCCATCGCCCGCGCGCTGGCGATGCGCCCATCGATCATGCTGTTCGACGAGCCCACGTCGGCGCTCGATCCCGAGCTGGTGGCCGAAGTGCTGAAGGTGGTCGAGACGCTGGCGCGCGAGGGCATGACCATGCTCATCGTCACGCACGAAATGAGTTTTGCCTTCAAGGTCTCGGACCGCGTGTTGTTCATGGAAAGCGGCCGGGTGCTGCTGGACGCGCCGCCCGCCGAAGTGCTGGCCAGCGACGACGCCCGCGTCAAGGATTTCCTGAGCCATGTCCATGTCGCAGGCTGACGCGTCCTGTGCAGGCACGCGGGCCGTGCCGAGCGATCTGCACGCCGCCTCGGTCGCGCGCGCCCTGTCGAACGCGGCCGCGCATCCCGAAGCGGCGCGGCTGGCGCTGCTGGCGCGCCGCGATCATGCGGCGTTGGCCGAGGCCCGGGCGCGCGATGCCTTGCTGTGCGCGGGCGTCGCGCCGCCGCCCCTGGCAGGCGCGACGCTGGGCGTGAAAGCCTGCTTCGACGTGGCGGGCTGGGTCACGCATGCCGGTTCGCGCGTGCTGGCCGGCGCGCCGCCGGCCCCGCGCGACGCGGCCATCGTGCAGGCGCTGCGCCATGCCGGCGCGACCCTGCTGGCGCAAAACAACATGACGGAATTCGCCTACGGCGCGCTGGGCCTGAATCGCTGGCATGGCACGCCGCTCACGCCGCTGATGGCCGACGCGCCGCGCGTGGCGGGCGGCTCCAGCAGCGGCGGCGCGGTGGCCGTGGCGCTGGGCATGGCGACGCTGGCGCTGGGGTCGGACACCAGCGGCTCGGCCCGCATCCCGGCGGCCTTCTGCGGCGTGGCGGGCTTCAAGCCCAGCCGTGGACGCTATCCCGATGCCGGCATGGCCTATCTGTCGCCCAGCTTCGACGTGCCGGGCATCCTGGCGCCGGATGCCGCCGCCTGCCTGCGCGTGGATCGTGCCTTGGTGGATGAACCTGAACACGATGGCATGGCGCGCCCGACATCGCACCGGCACGCGTCGGGCGTGACGGACGTGGCGGAGGCCGCAGGCGCCGGTGCAGACGACGACGCGTGGCGCGCAGGCGCTGGCTATCCGGTGCTGGTGCTACCCGAAGACCTGCTGGACGCCTTGGACGCGCCCGTGCGGCAGGCCTTCGAGGCTTGGATGGAACGCATGCGCGCCGCAGGTTTCACGCTGCGGCGCCAGGTCCTGCCCTGCCTTGCGCAAGCCGCCCAGGCCGCGCGCGAAGGCGGCATCATCGCCGCCGAGGCTTACATGCTGCACCGGGAAAGGCTGGCCCGCGGCGGCGAGGACTACGATCCGCGCGTCGGGCCGCGCATGTTGCTGGGCGCGCAGGTGCCGGCGCACGCCTATGCCAGCGCGCTGGCGCGGCTGCGCGAATTGCGCTGGGGCTACCAGCAGGGGCTGGGCGAGGCGGCGGGCGTGCTGACGCCCACCGTGCCCATGCTGCCGCCGGCCATCGCCGGCCTGGAAGCGGACGACGCCTATCTGCAGGCCAATGCGCGCGCCTTCAGCCTGACCGAATTCGCCAATCGTCTCGACCTGCCCAGCGTGTCGCTGCCCGGCGACCTGCGCGCGCGTCGGCCCATCGGCCTGATGCTGACGGGGCGCGGCGGCGATGACCGCCGCGTGCTCAAGCTGGCCGTGGCGATGGAGCGCGTTTTGAACAGACCTTGATTCCGCCCGACGCGAGCGCCCGGCGGCCCGGCACCGGTCCGGCATGCAAGCCCCGCGCCGTGCGTCCATGTCCGACCAGAACATTTCCCTGCCATCCCTTACCCGGAACCCGCCATGATCGTCATACACAGCCAGGACCTCACCGACACCGAACGCCACGCCCGAGGCCCCGGCTGGGAAAGCCGGCGCATGATCGTCAAGCGCGACGGCATCGGCTACTCGGTGCATGAAACCCGCGTCTTCGAGGGCGCCGAGCTGCATCTGCACTACAAGCACCACTACGAGGCCAACTACTGCATGGAAGGCGAAGGCGAGGTGCTGGACGTGGCCACCGGCGAGCGCCACGCGATCCGGCCCGGCACGCTGTACGCGTTGAATCTCAACGATCAGCACGTGCTGCGCGCCACCAAGGGCGACCTGCGGCTGGTGTGCGTGTTCAATCCGCCGCTGAGCGGCACCGAGACGCATCGCGCCGACGGCAGCTACGCCGAAGCCTGAGCAGGATGGACAACGGCGCCCCTCGGGGCGCCGCCATGTCCTTGGACCACTGAGTTCAATCGTTGGGCAGCTTCGGCGCGACCGTCATGCGGTCAAGGCCGTCCCGCCCTACTTCGCCTGCTGGTTCTTCAACCGCGTCAGCACCCCGGTCAGGGTGCGTTCGGAATCGTCCAGATAGGCGGCCATGGCCTCGGCGGCCTCGGCGCGGCGGTTCTTCACCAGCAGGCCGTGGATCAGGCGCTCGCGCTCGATCCAGTCGGCGGTCTGGATCAGGCTTTCATCGATCTCGGACGCGAACACCAGGCGCAGCTGCGCACAGAGCGTCAGGAAGTACTCGTTCAGCAGCCGGCTGCCCAGCTGCGCCACGATGTGCTGGTGCACCTGCAGGCTCAGGGTGCCGACGTTGCGCCAGTTGCGCTTGGCCAGCGCGCGGTCGGCGGCGTCGATGGTGGTCAGCATCTTGTCCAGCAGCGCGGGCTGCAGCGGCAGGTCGCCGCTGATGGCCTGCATTTCCAGCGCGCGGCGCGCGGCGTAGATCTCGCGCAGGTCCTTGCGCTCCATGCGGCGCACGATCACGCCCTTGTGGCGCACGAAGGTGGCCAGGCCTTCGCGGCCCAGCTGGTGCAGCACTTCGCGGATGGTGTTGCGTGACGCGCCATAGGCGGCGGCCAGGTCGACTTCGACCAGCTGCGTGCCCGGCGGCAGCTTGCCGCCCATGATGTCGTCGCGCAGCTGGTGGCTGATGCGTTCCGCGATCGAGATCCCGCTGTCGCCGCTGGGGCGCTGGCCGCGTTCGGCAGGCATGTTGCTTGGCTCCTCTGGCCGGGCGCCGCTGTGCGCGGCGCCCGCTGTCGTTATTTCCACTCGACCTTTTCGGGATGCAGGCCGTGGACGCCCTTATACGGTGAAACTCCGGGCGATGTCCAGCCTTGCAGCAGCGCCGGATCCAGCGCGTAGACCTCGACGCCCAGCGGCCGGCACACGTCGATGGGATCGCGCGCCTCGGGGCCCCACATCGGCACCGACAGGTCGCCGCCGGGGCAGGTGGACAGCGCGCACAGCAGGTCGATCTCGGCGAACATCTCCAGGTAGTCGCCGGGCTGGGCCGGGCAGGCCTTCATGAAGTACTTGTCGTCGTCGTTCAGGCCGGTGACCTGGAACACGTTGAGCACGTCGTGCACGTCCAGCTCGGTCAGGCCGTGCGGCGCCACCGCGCGCGTCAGGTTCGAGTGGCAGTGGAAGTGGAAGTCCTCGCCGGTCAGCAGCTTGTTCACGTAGGGGTCGCAGCGCGTGCCCAGCAGGTCGTGCACGCGGCCGCCGTCACTGTCGACGCCGTAGCTGGCCAGCGTGTCCTCGGTGATGGTGGCCATGGGGCGCAGGTAGGGCAGCGTGGACCAGAGCCGGTCGTGGGTGCTGACGTGGGCCTGCTGCAACTGGCGCGTGCGCGAGGCCCACATGCGTTCGCGCGGGTTGTGCAGGTTCCACATGTTGAAGTCCGCCACCTGCGGGCCTTCCAGCGTGACGATGCGGAACACGTGGCCGGCCGGCACCTTCCAGGCGAAGCCGCTGCGGATCGGCACCACGTGCGATTCGACCAGCTGGCGCTGCGCCGGATCGGCGATCAGGGAACGGTAGAACGCCTTGTCCACGTTCAGGATGGAGCCTTTGCTC
The Achromobacter sp. AONIH1 DNA segment above includes these coding regions:
- a CDS encoding ABC transporter permease subunit gives rise to the protein MKTDRPAPSRLLPSAGYARARAWLPALPAVLFLAMFFLVPVAEILRGGFVSADGALTAAQLNRIAASPVYAKVLWSTFWISGLTALICVVAGYPVAYLLAQLGGRARDRWLLWIMLPFWTSYLVKTYAWMLLLSQSGALTALARALGLLGGDASIVPSLAGVLIGMVHALLPLAVMTMLPIMQGIQQSLGQAAETLGAGPATRFFTVFLPLSAPGIAAAELLVFITTLGFFIVPALLGSPRETMVAQLVIASVLELFDLRLAGALSALLLLCSIVVFYVYDRLAGLSSLAGEAPRRRGASGRMMGLLIALGRLADPLARTASRMRAARPLRLYTLGVVALLVLPVIIVIPIAFTRGTFVSLPPQGFSLQWFETFLASPVWRAAFLRSFTVGFSTAALALALGFGATYALTRLSSRWAKPLFALFIAPLIVPRIVVAIGLLYLFARLGLTGTDAGLVIGHTVLALPYVVVTLAAGFKRFDWRLVDAAQILGASPWARLRTVMLPMLAPSLISAFLFAFVVSFDDLTVAIFVSGGLNTTLPKQMWDDIQLAVTPTLAAVSTALVVVVALVIAVSSYLKSRNDHS
- a CDS encoding class I adenylate-forming enzyme family protein, whose translation is MNPLHTHFPPRLDGDAIDVAPLLEQGLRQAPGRVVFVFEGQAVTCGELREHIDRLRAWLASRGLRQGDRVAVMLPNSSGHIALIYALILSGLVWVPVNTRLRAAGLQYLLRHAGPRLLVAEDEYAEAIEQARQDGVPLASGTDIDAVAARADVAPAALPPVRIRHADTLCIIYTSGTTGAPKGVLFTHRMMRIASEATLRVANAKAGDRLFVWEPLCHIGGAQMLMVPFLEPVQLHVVERFSASRFWAQWRDAGATHLHYLGGILDILAQAPQPPQSYIRTAWGAGVAARSWDAIRQRLGCEIRECYGMTECASFATLNASGKPGSIGRPLPWLRLELLGQDGLPVAPGEAGEIVLSSEIEGAFLPGYLDNPEASRRALRDGRLHTGDSARQDADGDYFFVGRATDSMRVRGENVSAWEVERVFIDHPAIQACAAVGVAGDVGEQEILLYVQFVDGPPVGWTELVDWARPRLASYQLPRYFRQTPGFELTPSERIRKHLLARDAQGAWRRA
- a CDS encoding transporter substrate-binding domain-containing protein, which encodes MPVTFRPFKRAARYVTVAALCAASAWAHAAATIKADSLTIGSDLTYPPYAYLDAGKPAGFDADFSRLLAGKLSLQPVFVDTRFPDLILGMRARRFDTVASALYVTPERAKLIDYVPYLKTGSSLLVLANSAYAPKGPEALCGKRVASIKGASWTPKLQKVSRETCQTKGQGEIKVLEFPTAPEALMALRSQAADVMMEDAAVAHSMLSQTQNAVKVSSTALLYPVVIGLGINKDAQELQAQLKKALGEARASGEYAALLSRYGLEAPTDADVQAALAGPRQ
- a CDS encoding amino acid ABC transporter permease/ATP-binding protein encodes the protein MHFDWDYTLGLLWDRDFWSACWVVVKLSIATWCVGVAAGFVLALGKQSRNPLLNKAAGLYIWFFRSLPLLVLLVFIYNLPQVFPAAGAVLSDPFYAGLTALVLSETAFIAEIHRGGILGVPRGQIEAGRALGIRYAGIQRMIVIPQALRIALPALSNEFITIAKLTSLVSVISLAEILLVGQRLYTQNFLVFETMLAVAFYYVLIVTIFDKLLAWLESHLNILRRTPRPLTLDQRTRDALRANFAQPPAAQGAEQALQVQGARKRFGDHEVLKGIDLVVKPGEVISIIGPSGSGKTSLIRTLNGLESLDGGRVLLHGQPFLDSARGSTPGARILDIGMVFQSFNLFPHKTVLQNVMLAPQYHRRGAFVDLRCEALALLDKVGMLEHAHKYPHQLSGGQQQRVAIARALAMRPSIMLFDEPTSALDPELVAEVLKVVETLAREGMTMLIVTHEMSFAFKVSDRVLFMESGRVLLDAPPAEVLASDDARVKDFLSHVHVAG
- a CDS encoding amidase family protein, with protein sequence MSMSQADASCAGTRAVPSDLHAASVARALSNAAAHPEAARLALLARRDHAALAEARARDALLCAGVAPPPLAGATLGVKACFDVAGWVTHAGSRVLAGAPPAPRDAAIVQALRHAGATLLAQNNMTEFAYGALGLNRWHGTPLTPLMADAPRVAGGSSSGGAVAVALGMATLALGSDTSGSARIPAAFCGVAGFKPSRGRYPDAGMAYLSPSFDVPGILAPDAAACLRVDRALVDEPEHDGMARPTSHRHASGVTDVAEAAGAGADDDAWRAGAGYPVLVLPEDLLDALDAPVRQAFEAWMERMRAAGFTLRRQVLPCLAQAAQAAREGGIIAAEAYMLHRERLARGGEDYDPRVGPRMLLGAQVPAHAYASALARLRELRWGYQQGLGEAAGVLTPTVPMLPPAIAGLEADDAYLQANARAFSLTEFANRLDLPSVSLPGDLRARRPIGLMLTGRGGDDRRVLKLAVAMERVLNRP
- a CDS encoding ectoine synthase; amino-acid sequence: MIVIHSQDLTDTERHARGPGWESRRMIVKRDGIGYSVHETRVFEGAELHLHYKHHYEANYCMEGEGEVLDVATGERHAIRPGTLYALNLNDQHVLRATKGDLRLVCVFNPPLSGTETHRADGSYAEA
- a CDS encoding GntR family transcriptional regulator, translating into MPAERGQRPSGDSGISIAERISHQLRDDIMGGKLPPGTQLVEVDLAAAYGASRNTIREVLHQLGREGLATFVRHKGVIVRRMERKDLREIYAARRALEMQAISGDLPLQPALLDKMLTTIDAADRALAKRNWRNVGTLSLQVHQHIVAQLGSRLLNEYFLTLCAQLRLVFASEIDESLIQTADWIERERLIHGLLVKNRRAEAAEAMAAYLDDSERTLTGVLTRLKNQQAK
- a CDS encoding DUF1989 domain-containing protein is translated as MSNYPAAYQVSKGSILNVDKAFYRSLIADPAQRQLVESHVVPIRSGFAWKVPAGHVFRIVTLEGPQVADFNMWNLHNPRERMWASRTRQLQQAHVSTHDRLWSTLPYLRPMATITEDTLASYGVDSDGGRVHDLLGTRCDPYVNKLLTGEDFHFHCHSNLTRAVAPHGLTELDVHDVLNVFQVTGLNDDDKYFMKACPAQPGDYLEMFAEIDLLCALSTCPGGDLSVPMWGPEARDPIDVCRPLGVEVYALDPALLQGWTSPGVSPYKGVHGLHPEKVEWK